In the genome of Leptospira kanakyensis, one region contains:
- a CDS encoding glycoside hydrolase family 15 protein — translation MEQHKYNLGIIGNGSYIAHINTKAEIVWLCWPNFDSSPIFGNLIDERCGSFSLIPQSKILSHSQSYLENTNILRTDIVTETGSFAVVDFAPRYYKNGVLHYKRNLYRKIIPLDGNIKIKILINLTYSYGNEILLPKVTSNLIQYESSEFKINLLANVSVNQIIKGNYFQLNQTLYLGLFESAPEEIILNEWIESEFTKTKSYWQNWVKHCTIPNFAQKQQIRSALCLKLHQFQETGAIIAASTTSLPEAPKSGRNWDYRFCWLRDGFYTLLALTNLGQFEELERYSQYISNLTPTKEGRFQPLYSIFGESLLEEKILELDGYLKNGPVRIGNSAYTHKQNDAYGQILLSLLPLYLDERIPEKNRFHNLNLVKNILEQIELTMDEPDAGLWEFRNFSQKHCYTFLFHWIGAKAAREIALQLGQDQIVNKTEILMKKAEKNIEACYDEELGCYTQAQGKKDLDASLLQLITLGYLDPKTEKAKSHIKAIENSLKSKNGFMYRYLHQDDFGTPETTFLVCTFWYIEALACMDRVNEAIALFDYVCEHSNQLGLFSEDLESKTGGQWGNFPQTYSHVGLVNAAQKISEKKSKSLFW, via the coding sequence ATGGAACAACATAAATACAATCTTGGCATTATCGGCAATGGAAGTTATATCGCCCACATCAATACTAAAGCAGAAATAGTTTGGCTGTGTTGGCCTAATTTTGATAGTTCTCCAATTTTTGGTAATTTAATTGATGAGAGGTGTGGCTCCTTCTCACTGATACCTCAATCTAAGATTCTTTCACATTCACAATCCTATTTAGAAAATACAAATATACTTCGTACGGATATAGTTACTGAGACAGGTTCTTTTGCAGTCGTTGATTTTGCACCGAGATATTACAAAAACGGTGTGTTACACTACAAAAGAAATTTATATCGGAAAATCATTCCTCTCGATGGTAATATAAAAATTAAAATTTTAATCAATCTTACCTATTCTTATGGGAATGAAATTTTACTACCAAAAGTAACATCAAATCTAATTCAATATGAATCATCTGAATTCAAAATAAATTTGTTAGCAAATGTTTCCGTAAACCAAATCATCAAAGGAAACTATTTTCAATTAAACCAAACATTATACCTTGGCCTATTTGAGTCAGCTCCAGAAGAAATCATTTTGAATGAATGGATTGAATCAGAGTTTACAAAAACAAAAAGTTACTGGCAAAACTGGGTCAAACACTGCACGATTCCGAATTTTGCGCAAAAACAACAAATTCGTTCTGCACTTTGTTTAAAACTCCATCAGTTCCAAGAAACAGGAGCGATCATTGCGGCATCCACTACAAGTTTGCCTGAAGCACCTAAGTCAGGTCGCAATTGGGATTATCGTTTCTGCTGGTTACGTGATGGTTTTTATACTTTACTCGCACTCACGAATCTCGGTCAATTTGAAGAATTGGAAAGGTATTCACAATACATTAGCAATCTAACACCTACAAAAGAAGGAAGATTCCAACCATTATATAGTATATTTGGAGAATCCCTACTAGAAGAAAAGATTTTAGAGTTAGATGGATATTTAAAAAATGGCCCAGTCCGTATAGGCAACTCTGCATATACACACAAACAAAATGACGCTTATGGACAAATTTTATTATCCTTACTCCCCCTATACTTAGATGAACGGATCCCAGAAAAAAATAGATTCCATAATCTAAACTTAGTAAAAAACATTTTAGAACAAATTGAATTAACCATGGATGAACCAGACGCTGGACTTTGGGAATTTCGCAATTTTTCACAAAAACATTGTTATACGTTTTTATTTCATTGGATAGGCGCAAAAGCAGCAAGAGAAATTGCTCTTCAACTAGGTCAGGATCAAATAGTAAATAAAACCGAAATTTTAATGAAAAAAGCTGAAAAAAATATAGAAGCTTGTTACGATGAAGAACTCGGTTGTTATACACAAGCACAAGGGAAAAAAGATTTGGATGCCAGTTTACTCCAACTCATCACTCTTGGTTACCTAGATCCAAAAACAGAAAAAGCAAAATCTCATATCAAAGCGATTGAAAATTCTTTAAAATCAAAAAATGGATTTATGTATCGGTATCTTCACCAAGATGATTTTGGTACACCAGAAACAACTTTTTTAGTTTGTACATTTTGGTATATAGAAGCACTCGCCTGTATGGATCGTGTCAATGAAGCAATTGCATTATTTGACTATGTTTGCGAACATTCTAACCAGCTAGGATTATTTAGTGAAGACTTGGAATCGAAAACAGGTGGCCAGTGGGGTAATTTTCCTCAGACCTATAGTCATGTTGGACTCGTGAATGCAGCACAAAAAATTTCCGAAAAGAAGTCTAAAAGTTTGTTCTGGTAA
- a CDS encoding bifunctional alpha,alpha-trehalose-phosphate synthase (UDP-forming)/trehalose-phosphatase translates to MRLILVSNRLPVQWDGTPNVGGLATGLSSFLSHWKSEGNEIIWVGWPGKSIPEKEQPTYAEAMKKEHGTVPVFLKQKLADSFYNGFCNKTIWPLFHYFTAHCEYLDATFDAFEEANNEFAKAVTKVYQPGDWVWVHDYHLFLLPGILRNLYPNIILSFFLHIPFPTFEIFRLLPEMFRTKILTGVLGSDLIGFHTQSYTQYFLRTLLRCLGIENERGFIYHQNHITKTGAFPMGINVEQFTVYAKSKECRDIASTFNKNHKDLKQILSVDRLDYTKGVLQRLNAFELFLKQNPLWIKKCKLVLVLVPSRTDVSSYQSMKRAIDEKVGSINGSFGTLDWTPILYQYKGFPFEELVPLYRNTQVMLVTPFRDGMNLVAKEFLVSQTNGMLVLSEMAGASAELPEAILVNPNDLSGMADSIKEAIEMDEKEIHFRNQVMINRLSENTVNDWAKRIFSDTEDTSKKNLAFQTKSVSPNSEFLLPTKDKPIFLIFDYDGTLVPFEPLPHLAVPSQELLNSFMEMLKISNLSIAIISGRDKSFLEKTFKTLPVHLVAEHGAWHKPPYGSKWNSLFTSNADWKSQIKDHLNEFTKRVPGSFTEEKEFSLVWHFRNADPDIGLNAAREMLDELSQISSNSGFFVQRGNKIIEVREYGTGKGKAASKIVPQSNLNLFVFGDDTTDEDMFRELPESAFTIKIGKSETMAKYRFKNPEDVHSWIQNLISHFKKEQ, encoded by the coding sequence ATGAGATTGATACTTGTATCCAACAGGTTACCAGTCCAATGGGATGGGACACCTAACGTAGGTGGTTTAGCCACTGGCCTTTCTAGTTTTTTATCACATTGGAAATCAGAAGGAAATGAAATTATTTGGGTAGGTTGGCCAGGTAAATCCATACCAGAAAAAGAACAACCAACCTATGCGGAAGCCATGAAAAAGGAACATGGCACCGTTCCCGTTTTCTTAAAACAGAAGTTAGCTGATTCTTTTTATAATGGATTTTGCAACAAAACTATTTGGCCCTTATTTCATTACTTCACTGCACACTGCGAATATTTAGATGCCACTTTTGATGCTTTCGAAGAAGCCAATAACGAATTTGCAAAAGCAGTGACCAAAGTTTACCAACCAGGAGATTGGGTTTGGGTGCATGACTACCATTTATTTTTATTACCTGGCATCTTAAGAAACTTATATCCCAATATTATACTTTCTTTTTTTCTACATATCCCCTTCCCTACATTCGAAATTTTCCGTTTATTACCGGAAATGTTTCGCACCAAAATCTTAACAGGAGTTTTGGGATCCGATTTAATCGGATTTCACACACAGAGTTATACACAATATTTTTTAAGAACGTTATTACGATGTTTAGGAATAGAAAATGAAAGAGGATTTATTTACCACCAGAACCACATAACAAAAACTGGTGCTTTTCCGATGGGGATCAATGTAGAACAATTTACGGTTTATGCAAAATCTAAGGAATGTAGGGACATAGCATCAACCTTCAATAAAAACCACAAAGATCTCAAACAAATTCTTTCCGTAGATCGACTAGACTACACAAAAGGTGTATTACAAAGGCTAAATGCTTTTGAATTATTTTTGAAACAAAATCCATTATGGATCAAAAAATGTAAGTTAGTTTTAGTGCTTGTTCCATCAAGAACCGATGTATCGAGTTATCAGTCCATGAAAAGAGCTATTGACGAAAAAGTAGGATCGATCAATGGAAGTTTCGGAACACTAGACTGGACTCCCATTTTATACCAATACAAAGGATTCCCATTCGAGGAATTGGTTCCTTTATACAGAAATACCCAAGTTATGCTCGTGACTCCATTCCGCGATGGAATGAACTTAGTAGCAAAAGAATTCTTAGTTTCCCAAACAAACGGGATGTTGGTCTTAAGCGAAATGGCCGGAGCATCAGCAGAACTACCAGAAGCTATTTTAGTAAACCCGAATGATTTATCTGGAATGGCAGACTCAATTAAAGAAGCAATCGAAATGGATGAAAAAGAAATTCATTTTCGAAACCAAGTGATGATCAATCGCCTTTCAGAGAACACAGTCAATGATTGGGCAAAAAGAATATTTTCAGATACAGAAGATACTTCTAAAAAGAATTTAGCATTCCAAACAAAATCAGTATCACCAAATTCTGAATTTTTATTACCAACAAAAGACAAACCAATATTTCTTATTTTTGATTACGATGGGACATTGGTTCCATTCGAACCATTACCACATTTGGCTGTTCCGAGTCAGGAGCTACTGAATTCTTTTATGGAAATGTTAAAGATCTCAAATCTATCAATTGCGATCATCAGCGGCAGGGATAAGTCGTTTCTAGAAAAAACTTTCAAAACATTACCAGTTCATCTTGTAGCCGAACATGGTGCTTGGCATAAACCACCTTACGGATCCAAGTGGAACTCTTTATTTACATCTAATGCAGATTGGAAATCACAAATCAAAGACCATTTAAATGAATTTACTAAAAGAGTTCCTGGTTCCTTTACCGAAGAAAAAGAATTTTCTTTAGTTTGGCATTTTAGAAATGCAGACCCTGACATTGGCCTCAATGCTGCAAGAGAGATGTTAGATGAGTTATCTCAAATTTCTTCTAATAGTGGATTTTTTGTCCAGAGGGGCAATAAAATTATAGAAGTCCGAGAATACGGAACCGGCAAAGGAAAAGCTGCTTCCAAAATTGTTCCACAATCTAATTTAAACTTATTTGTGTTTGGCGATGACACAACAGACGAAGACATGTTTCGCGAATTACCGGAATCTGCATTTACTATTAAAATTGGGAAATCAGAAACAATGGCGAAATATCGATTCAAAAATCCCGAAGACGTCCACAGTTGGATTCAAAATTTAATTTCCCATTTCAAAAAGGAACAATAA